The DNA window AACGCAACCCGTTCGAGATCGTCAGGATAGGTCACCTTCATCATCCGCTCATTGCCAAGGACCAGCTTCACGGCAACTCCTGCGCGTTCCAGCAGTTCGGCTTCGTCGGTCCCTTCGTATCCGCGAATTCGCGCTTCATCCATTGCCTTCAGAAGAAGCGCGCGTCGGGCTCCCTGCGGAGTCTGCGCGCGCCACAACGACGCTCGCGAGATTGTCGCTGCCGAAAATCCGTCAGCCTCTCGCTTCAGTGTATCGACGACCGGTATCGCCGCAAGTGCAGCGCCATGACGGTCGATCGCCTCTATGATTGCGCTGATTACCGCAGCGTCGATCCCGGGACGAGCGGCATCGTGGACTAGCACCAACTCACTCGCTGCGCCGATGGATAATTGTGCAAGGCCGTTCGAAACGGATGCCTGGCGCGTCTCGCCGCCAAGGACCATCTCGATGCGTCCGTCACCGAATACAGTTGCAACCTCATCTGCAATCTGCGACCGCACATCCTTGCTTACGACGAGGACGATGCGCCGCACCAGTTCGTGCGAAGCGAACACATCCAGCGAGTGACGATAGAGCGGCTTCCCGAGCAATTGCAATAGCTGCTTCGGAGCCCCGAAGCGCGTGCCTGAGCCTGCGGCGACGATGATGACGTCGGTGGTATGCATGTGAGTCGAATGCAACAGGAGACGCTCGGGGTTCGCTCCCATGCAATTGAAGTGTCTGAGCGATTACAGCAGTTCTGTTAGTTGGAGGTCGAACGAAGGGGCAACAACTTGATGCGAGCGCGATATTCGTCAATGGTAAGCAATGCCCCACTTGTGAGTGCCTCCGCATGTGCTTGTAACGAACGAATCACCGTCGCTCCCAGATGCTCAACGGACACATCCTGTGTTCGTACGTGTACCACACTGGGTCCGATCGCTCCGGTTAGCGCAAGAATGGTACCGAAATCAAGGTCGTGGGTAAAGACAATGTGCTGGTGTTCACGAGCCCATGTAAAGATCAATTGATCCGGCGCATCGAGAGGACCGATCGCTCTCCAATGAATGGCTGATATGCCTGCTGCCTGCAGCGTCTCGACCCACGAAGGCGAGAGGTTCACGTCATTGACGACCTGCATATTCAGGCATCGGCCAACGGCGTTTCGATTTCTTCCGAACGCCACGCCGCATACGCGAGCGCTTGTCGGATGTCAGCTACTTCGAGATAATCGTACACCTTCAGGATATCCGTTTCCGATTTGCCCGAAGCAAGCAATCCGACGATTGTCCCGACCGTAATGCGCATACCACGGATACATGGTTTGCCTCCCATCACTGCCGGATCAAGAGTGATTCTGGATAATTCTCGCATACTAATACATAACAGCATGCCGCGAGTGCTGTTCCCACGCGGTGCGGACCGTTGAGTTTGCACCGCGCAGGTATTACAGCGAGAACATCGTGCGCATGAGCATCTTCGGCGAACGGATCTTGCCGGCAACGACGATAGCAACCAAACCGATCAGCACCTCGGCGCCACCGCTGCCGACGAGCACCGGTCCCGAACCGAGCGACTTCGCGATCGGGATACCGATAATCACTGACAGCATCAGTGCCGGACCGCGCTGTGCGCTATAGAGCGAGAACACGCGGCCGCGATGTTCATCGTCCGTATTCTCCGTAATAGCTGTTGTGATGCCGACATAGAATGCCGAACCGATGATGCCGAAAAGTCCGAACATACACACCATCGGCACCAGCCCATGCAGCGACGTGAATGTCATCAGGACCCCACCATCGAGCAACGCGATTACGGCGATATTTACCTTCCCGCGTCGTTTCGAAATATCGAATGGATGTCTCTCCTTTGGCAATTGCGACATCAAGAGCCCCCCCACGATGCCGCCGATTCCCATCGACGAAATCAGCCAGCTGAGTTCGCGCGTCCCGCCCCCGAACGCTTCGCGGATGTACACGAAGATCAACGGAAATTGCATGCCGACGGCAAGATGAAAACTTCCCATCAAGATGAACAAGAACATCAGCGTCGGATTACCGCGCACAGCTCGTAATCCGCCCGAGATCTCGTCGACGAAGCGATGCGAGTCGCGCTGAGTCGTTGTTACTCGTTCGAGATCGATCACGAGCGCCGCCGAGAACAGGAAGCTCGCCGCATTGATGAGGAACGCGATGCGAAACCCCATCGTCCCGATGAGCAAGCCGCCGATCGCCGGACCGAGAATCATCACGAGCGACAGCAGGCTTTGGCGAAATCCGTTTGCCTGCACGATCTGGCCGTCGGGGATGTAGTGCGGTTCGAGCGCCGAACGCGACGGATCGAAGAGCTGCGTAAACGCGGCTGCACAAAACCCGCAGACGAAGTACAGCCACAACTCGTTCGCCATCGCTGCGAGGATAAAGATCACTGCGCGTGCGAGATCGGCAACGAGCAGCATTCTGCGCTTATCGTAGCGATCGATGATGATCTGCACCAAAGGCAGTGCAATCAAGCCCGCGAACATCTCCGCGACGGAAATACCGCCGATCGCATAAACATCTTCGCTGCCGGCAGAGACGGCGGCAAGAAATGCCAGATAGCCGAGTTGATCCCCGAGCCCGGAGACGAACGAAGCCACCAGCAACCGCCGGAACGACCGATGAGCCGTTACGCGCCTGACGTTCGAGACGTAGTTCGATATGTTTGTGACGACAGAATTCACGGGTATAGATATCCCGATCCTGCAACCAGGTTGTAACAATAACGTGCTGGCGTATGAGCGCGTACAAGCGAAGTGAATGTGTATCCTTCCGTAGGATGCTTCGAACCGCAATCAATGGCACGATTAACCGTTTTGCAGGAGGGTTAAGTGTATTAACTGCGAAGCGGAGGATTTGTTACAGGCCGTGGAGAGAAAAATCGGCTTCTTAGAAACTCCGAATGATCGGCATGTAGGACCATTTCACCCTTGCACGGATGAAGCGTCCGTGCCATTGTTCATACCGTAACGCATCATCTCACATCAGCACGTGCCCGACATTACTGGCCCATTCCGCCGCCAGCAGCACCGCCGGGATTTGGGTTGGATTTGATCTTTGCGATCTCGGCCAGAACTTCGTCGATATTCTTGACCATCTCGGTTTCGCCTTTCTTTTCGGCGGCGGCGCGAGCGCGGTTGAAATAGCCTTCGGATTTTTCGATGGCTGTCTTCTTATCCGGGAAGGCTTGCACCGATAGGAGGCCGGCGTTGAAGAGTCCCTTTACATGTTCGGGATCGATCTTCAGCGCCTTTTCGATCTCGTCGATGGCACGACGATAATCCTGGGTCGTCTGTGTCAGCACGTACGCATAATCGATAATAGCATCCGGATCTTTCGGGTCGCCTTTCAAATATGCTTCATACTCCGTCTGCGCTTTTTGCCAGTCGTTCGCCTCGTAGAGTGCGTTTGCATATTCTTTGTGAAATTCAGGATTTGCCGGATCGCTGGCAACGACCTTCGCAAGTGAATCCACATAGGGTTGTAGTTTCATGCGCTTTGCGAAGAGCGCAGCAGAATCGGCAGCCGCTTGCTTGCGTGCTTCGGCATGCGGGTCCTCGGCATATTTCTCCGGCGTTTTCGAGATGAAATACACGATCACACCGAGGGCGATCGTGATCATCACAATGCCGAAGAGCATCGGCGGCGGAATCTGGGGTTTTACCGGCGGGGCGCTCTTAAGCCGTTCCAGGAGAATATCTTCGGTACGAATTGGCTCGTTCGCATCCGAAGAGGACGCAGACTGACTGTCGGCAGCAAGTGGCTGATCGTTGGCTTCCAAGGAGATGCGAAATCGTATGTTATGAAGAGGCTGCTGTTCGCTTTGCCTTCATTCGGTCGTTGATCATTGCACGAAGTTCACGCGAGGGTTTGAAGGTGGGGACCCAATGAACATCGAGCGGCACCTGAGCGCCGGTACGCGGGTTACGCGCCATTCGGGGTTTGCGTTCTTTCACTTTGAACGTTCCAAATCCACGAATCTCAAAGTGTTCACCCTCCGCGAGCATTTCGGAAATGGTTTTGAAAAAGCCGTCAACCAATATCTCGGTCTCCAGCTTCGTCACGCCCGTCGCTTTCGCTACGCGATCGACTATATCCGCTTTCGTCATAACCGCAGTGTGGGTTGGTGAAGTCTATAAGTTTAACACAGATGCGCGGAAAAAGCGTTCGCCTTGTTTTCGCTCGCTCCTCCCTGCGAAATACTCCGGTGTGTATGCACGCATTCGCAGCGTATAACACGCAAGAGGCCACGGCCTCTCTGGGGAGCGAAGCCGTGGCCAATTGCGGTGGGGAAAGAAATTTGTTCGCGGTAGTTAGTTCTTCGTCGGTGGTTTCGCCCCCGCCCCGTCTGACGGAGCTTCCATCCGACTCGGCATCCCGAGGTCTGACATAAACTTACCCATATCCATATATCCCCAATGCTCCGTTATTGTTCCGTTCCTGATACGCACCCAGTCTTTCCCCATTCTGTGTCTCGATGGTCGTGGAATCGACTCCTGCCGTGGGGTTGCTGCGGGTGTAGCGCATGAACTAACGAGCGATGAATGTCGTGCAACTCTCAATTGATAGGATATCTGTTTTTATCGTGCATGATCGATGATCGATGTGATAGAAATCCTCAATATCTATCCCGATCGTTCTGTGTGTGGTCTCTAACTTCAAATATACAACGTACGAGCGATGCTTGTGGAAAAATTCTTCCCTACTTTCCGAGGATATTTTCTGAATACGAATTGTTTTCTGGGTCTAAGCAATACATCCTGCGATGGCATCACTTGACTTTCAGATCTACCCTTTGACGAGCGGCTTTCACGGCGACTCCCGACCGACGCCAAAATCCGATCTCGTGAAGGAATACGGGTACGACACATTCGTACCGTTCACGAACTCGGCATCGAACAGCGACGAAGAGATCACCTCGATCGCACGCGAGATCCGACGCGACATCATTCGCTCGCTTGTCGAAGCCAAGAGCGGACACTCGGGCGGACCGCTCGGCTCGTCGGATATTTTCGCGACGCTCTACTTCGGCGGCGTGATGAATCACGATCCGAAGAATCCATGGGCGGCGAATCGCGACCGGTTCATCCTTTCGGCCGGCCACATGTGCCCGGTGCTCTATGCGACGCTCGCCAACGCAGGATATTTCCCGAAAGCCGAACTGCTGACACTGCGCAAGCTCAACAGCCGCTTGCAAGGTCACCCGGGTCGCGATATGGGGCTGCCGGGCATCGAGAGCTCGACCGGTTCGCTCGGTCAGGGTCTAGGTATCGCCGTCGGCATGGCACTGGCCGATAAGCTCGTAACGAAGAATTCGAACCGCGTCTATGCGCTTACCGGCGACGGCGAGTTGCAAGAAGGCGAGATCTGGGAAGCAGCCATGGCCGCTGCTCATTATAAGCTCGATAACCTCTGCGTTGTCGTCGATCGCAATCATTGCCAGATCGACGGTCGTACTGATGAGGTGATGGAGATCGATCCGGTCGCCGATAAGTGGACCGCCTTCGGCTTCCATACGATCCACGTGAACGGACACAACATCGGCGAACTTCGCCAGGCATTTGCCGAAGCGAAGTCGACGAAAGGCAAGCCGACGTGCATCGTCGCCGAAACGTACATGGGGCACCCGATCAGCTTCATGAACGACGACTTCCGCTGGCACGGAAAACCACCGAAGCCGGAAGAAGCCGTGAAGGCATTGGAAGAATTGCTCTAAGCGAGAAGGAGTGTAGTAATAATGGAAACCGCAACAAAGACCAAGACCATGACTGACGTCGCAAGCACGAACAGCCAGAACAAGCATCCCTTCACGCTGCAGGGCAAAAAAGCAACGCGTTTCGGCTTCGGCGAAGGCCTTGTGACACTCGGCGAACGATACGATAACGTCGTCGTCCTCGGCGGAGACATCACCGGCTCGGTGATGACCTCCTACTTCAAAGACAAATTTCCGGAGCGATTCTTCTCGATGGGCATCATGGAAGCGACGGCAACACTCGTCGCAACCGGCCTCGCGCTCAGCGGCAAGATCCCGTTCTTTGCAAGCTACGGTGCCTTCGCTGCGCTGCGCAATACCGATATGCTTCGCATCAGCGTCGCCTACAACGATGCCAACGTGAAGATCGGCGGCGGCCATGCCGGCATCTCCGTCGGACCCGATGGCGCGACCCACCAGGTGCTCGAGGAAATGTCGATCCTTCGCGCGCTGCCGAATATGACGCTCGTCGTCCCGTGCGATTTCCTCGAAGCGAAGAAAGCCACCGTCGCCATCGGCGAACACTACGGCCCCTGCTACATCCGCTTTGGCCGCACCGACACCCCGCTCTTCACCAGCGACGACACACCGTTCGTTCTCGGCAAGGCGCAGGTCT is part of the Bacteroidota bacterium genome and encodes:
- a CDS encoding DUF433 domain-containing protein — protein: MRELSRITLDPAVMGGKPCIRGMRITVGTIVGLLASGKSETDILKVYDYLEVADIRQALAYAAWRSEEIETPLADA
- a CDS encoding integration host factor subunit beta, with the protein product MTKADIVDRVAKATGVTKLETEILVDGFFKTISEMLAEGEHFEIRGFGTFKVKERKPRMARNPRTGAQVPLDVHWVPTFKPSRELRAMINDRMKAKRTAASS
- a CDS encoding transketolase; translation: MASLDFQIYPLTSGFHGDSRPTPKSDLVKEYGYDTFVPFTNSASNSDEEITSIAREIRRDIIRSLVEAKSGHSGGPLGSSDIFATLYFGGVMNHDPKNPWAANRDRFILSAGHMCPVLYATLANAGYFPKAELLTLRKLNSRLQGHPGRDMGLPGIESSTGSLGQGLGIAVGMALADKLVTKNSNRVYALTGDGELQEGEIWEAAMAAAHYKLDNLCVVVDRNHCQIDGRTDEVMEIDPVADKWTAFGFHTIHVNGHNIGELRQAFAEAKSTKGKPTCIVAETYMGHPISFMNDDFRWHGKPPKPEEAVKALEELL
- a CDS encoding DUF5615 family PIN-like protein, yielding MQVVNDVNLSPSWVETLQAAGISAIHWRAIGPLDAPDQLIFTWAREHQHIVFTHDLDFGTILALTGAIGPSVVHVRTQDVSVEHLGATVIRSLQAHAEALTSGALLTIDEYRARIKLLPLRSTSN
- a CDS encoding transketolase family protein, with the translated sequence MTDVASTNSQNKHPFTLQGKKATRFGFGEGLVTLGERYDNVVVLGGDITGSVMTSYFKDKFPERFFSMGIMEATATLVATGLALSGKIPFFASYGAFAALRNTDMLRISVAYNDANVKIGGGHAGISVGPDGATHQVLEEMSILRALPNMTLVVPCDFLEAKKATVAIGEHYGPCYIRFGRTDTPLFTSDDTPFVLGKAQVFREGGDVAIAACGPMVWEALVAADELQKQGIDARVINVSTIKPLDNETILKAAKECGAIVTAEEHQITAGLGGAIAELLVKEHPTPMEFVGVKDSFGGSGDPDELMKLFGLTSADIVEAAKKVIARKK
- the ispD gene encoding 2-C-methyl-D-erythritol 4-phosphate cytidylyltransferase, translated to MHTTDVIIVAAGSGTRFGAPKQLLQLLGKPLYRHSLDVFASHELVRRIVLVVSKDVRSQIADEVATVFGDGRIEMVLGGETRQASVSNGLAQLSIGAASELVLVHDAARPGIDAAVISAIIEAIDRHGAALAAIPVVDTLKREADGFSAATISRASLWRAQTPQGARRALLLKAMDEARIRGYEGTDEAELLERAGVAVKLVLGNERMMKVTYPDDLERVALLLRR
- a CDS encoding tetratricopeptide repeat protein: MEANDQPLAADSQSASSSDANEPIRTEDILLERLKSAPPVKPQIPPPMLFGIVMITIALGVIVYFISKTPEKYAEDPHAEARKQAAADSAALFAKRMKLQPYVDSLAKVVASDPANPEFHKEYANALYEANDWQKAQTEYEAYLKGDPKDPDAIIDYAYVLTQTTQDYRRAIDEIEKALKIDPEHVKGLFNAGLLSVQAFPDKKTAIEKSEGYFNRARAAAEKKGETEMVKNIDEVLAEIAKIKSNPNPGGAAGGGMGQ
- a CDS encoding MFS transporter, with the translated sequence MNSVVTNISNYVSNVRRVTAHRSFRRLLVASFVSGLGDQLGYLAFLAAVSAGSEDVYAIGGISVAEMFAGLIALPLVQIIIDRYDKRRMLLVADLARAVIFILAAMANELWLYFVCGFCAAAFTQLFDPSRSALEPHYIPDGQIVQANGFRQSLLSLVMILGPAIGGLLIGTMGFRIAFLINAASFLFSAALVIDLERVTTTQRDSHRFVDEISGGLRAVRGNPTLMFLFILMGSFHLAVGMQFPLIFVYIREAFGGGTRELSWLISSMGIGGIVGGLLMSQLPKERHPFDISKRRGKVNIAVIALLDGGVLMTFTSLHGLVPMVCMFGLFGIIGSAFYVGITTAITENTDDEHRGRVFSLYSAQRGPALMLSVIIGIPIAKSLGSGPVLVGSGGAEVLIGLVAIVVAGKIRSPKMLMRTMFSL